A region of uncultured Desulfobacter sp. DNA encodes the following proteins:
- a CDS encoding lysophospholipid acyltransferase family protein: MKNKIRYFLYYYLFPYAGLLLVRLLSATYRIRILDPGNEQNILKAGGRVVYASWHQRFFPGITFFSTRKPIAIMISQSRDGEMAARAVDILGWRAVRGSSSLGGGQALETIKRLARKGYKIGHIVDGPQGPFGVVKPGLIRIAQYADLPIVPVITSGQNRWEFNSWDRFMVPRPFSRVIIRFGVPIHVPKSMGRDEFEQMQEHVTHILQQLYEDTDAFWQDDECIKRFFH; encoded by the coding sequence ATGAAAAATAAAATCAGGTATTTTTTATACTATTATTTGTTCCCCTATGCAGGGCTGTTGCTTGTCAGGCTGCTGTCAGCCACCTACCGCATCAGGATTTTAGACCCGGGAAATGAACAAAACATTTTAAAGGCCGGGGGGCGTGTGGTTTATGCGTCCTGGCACCAGCGTTTTTTCCCGGGGATCACTTTTTTTTCAACTCGAAAACCCATAGCCATTATGATTTCCCAAAGCCGTGACGGTGAGATGGCGGCCCGGGCTGTGGACATCCTGGGCTGGAGAGCCGTGAGGGGATCTTCGTCCCTGGGGGGAGGCCAGGCCCTTGAGACCATTAAACGTCTAGCCCGAAAGGGGTACAAGATCGGCCATATTGTTGACGGCCCCCAGGGACCTTTCGGAGTGGTTAAACCCGGCCTGATCCGCATTGCCCAGTATGCGGATCTGCCCATTGTCCCCGTCATCACCTCCGGGCAAAATCGGTGGGAGTTCAATTCCTGGGACCGTTTCATGGTCCCCAGGCCCTTTTCCCGGGTCATCATCCGGTTTGGTGTCCCCATCCATGTGCCAAAGAGTATGGGACGGGACGAATTTGAACAGATGCAGGAGCATGTGACCCATATTCTTCAACAGCTTTATGAGGATACAGATGCTTTCTGGCAAGATGATGAGTGCATAAAAAGATTTTTCCATTGA
- a CDS encoding S24 family peptidase, translating to MPENKVDVLINRIMSATGISSQSELARELGINRSGITHARNKNHIPDNWIIKLFRRFKVNPEWVETGNGSVFYDQKHNEDCSGFRRIPKVAARLSAGTGSFECDQNISQFLSFSSSWLSRKGSASAMVAMEVFGRSMEPLIREGDTVLIDQSQTRIMAGAIYAVGVDDTILVKRLEKHPDALVLCSDNKDFSPIHLDIHALEKVRILGRVIWSCREYR from the coding sequence ATGCCGGAAAATAAAGTCGATGTGTTGATCAACCGGATCATGAGTGCCACCGGGATTTCATCCCAGTCGGAACTTGCCAGGGAACTTGGTATCAACAGGTCGGGGATCACCCATGCCAGAAATAAGAACCATATTCCTGATAACTGGATTATAAAGCTTTTCAGGCGGTTCAAAGTGAATCCCGAGTGGGTGGAGACGGGTAACGGATCGGTTTTCTATGACCAGAAACATAATGAAGACTGCAGCGGTTTCCGTCGCATTCCCAAGGTCGCTGCCCGCCTGTCTGCCGGCACAGGGTCTTTTGAATGTGATCAGAATATTTCACAGTTTCTTTCGTTTTCCTCTTCCTGGCTTTCCCGTAAAGGTTCTGCTTCGGCCATGGTGGCCATGGAGGTGTTCGGCCGGAGCATGGAACCCTTGATTCGTGAAGGGGATACTGTATTAATCGATCAGTCCCAAACCCGTATCATGGCGGGAGCCATTTATGCCGTGGGGGTGGATGACACCATTCTTGTCAAACGACTGGAAAAACATCCTGATGCTTTGGTTCTGTGCAGTGATAATAAGGATTTTTCACCCATTCATCTGGATATTCATGCCCTTGAAAAGGTAAGAATCCTTGGGCGGGTGATCTGGAGTTGCCGGGAATACCGGTAA
- a CDS encoding IscA/HesB family protein, with the protein MINVTKPAQEQVRMYFEGKELSPVRIFLNSGGCGGPSLAMALDEKQETDAVFTFDNVEYIMNKDLLEKASPVDIDFVGSGFHLESNLKPAGGCMGCSGGTCGS; encoded by the coding sequence ATGATCAATGTCACCAAGCCTGCCCAGGAACAGGTCAGGATGTATTTTGAAGGCAAAGAACTTTCACCCGTCAGAATCTTTCTTAACAGCGGCGGATGCGGCGGGCCAAGCCTTGCCATGGCCCTGGACGAGAAACAGGAGACCGATGCTGTATTTACCTTTGACAATGTAGAATACATCATGAACAAAGACCTTCTGGAAAAGGCAAGCCCTGTGGATATTGATTTCGTAGGAAGCGGCTTTCACCTGGAATCAAACCTGAAACCGGCAGGCGGATGCATGGGGTGCAGCGGCGGGACATGCGGCAGCTAG
- a CDS encoding (Fe-S)-binding protein, whose product MTEAIKLDKGTKAAFREKLMGKLPNGANLNTCLTCGVCASGCPATGLENMDPRKFVRMVALGMDEELTMHPWVWMCSQCQRCIYVCPMKIDIPAMIFEARNLWPRDQRPKGIVGSCDMAMRNTCGSAMGISEEDFEWVVGDILDEVHENQPGWEDLEAPVNKEGAHFFVSQNSREPGTEPEEMIPLWKILHIVGADWTYATRGWGGENYCMFLADDESWEKVARNSIESAGELGCKVYLNTECGHSTYSIWQGQKRYNIETKLEIAPMVQYYAKWIREGKLKPSSDWNKDLKVTFTCQDPCQQVRKSFGDPLAEDLRFIIKACVGEENFIDMQPNYSNNFCCGGGGGYLQSGYNEQRLKYGEIKKDQILATGAAYCVTPCHNCHDQIHKLAEHYECEYHTIHLWTLIAFSLGVLGATERLYLGPDLKPLNMPEGQELEDEY is encoded by the coding sequence ATGACCGAGGCAATAAAACTTGATAAGGGAACAAAGGCAGCGTTTAGAGAAAAACTGATGGGTAAACTGCCCAATGGGGCCAATCTTAATACATGCCTGACATGCGGTGTATGCGCTTCCGGTTGCCCGGCCACCGGGCTTGAAAATATGGATCCGCGCAAATTCGTCAGGATGGTGGCTTTGGGCATGGACGAAGAACTGACCATGCATCCATGGGTGTGGATGTGTTCCCAGTGCCAGAGGTGCATTTATGTATGCCCGATGAAGATCGACATCCCGGCCATGATTTTTGAGGCCCGGAATTTATGGCCCCGGGACCAAAGGCCCAAAGGCATTGTAGGGTCTTGTGATATGGCCATGAGAAACACCTGCGGCAGTGCCATGGGCATTTCCGAAGAGGATTTTGAGTGGGTGGTTGGAGATATTCTTGACGAAGTTCATGAAAACCAGCCGGGTTGGGAAGATCTTGAAGCTCCGGTCAATAAAGAAGGTGCCCATTTCTTTGTAAGCCAGAATTCCCGTGAACCAGGCACGGAACCCGAGGAGATGATTCCGTTATGGAAAATTCTGCATATTGTAGGCGCAGACTGGACCTACGCCACACGGGGCTGGGGTGGAGAAAATTATTGCATGTTCCTTGCAGATGACGAAAGCTGGGAAAAAGTTGCAAGGAACTCCATTGAATCCGCCGGTGAACTGGGCTGCAAAGTCTATTTAAACACCGAATGCGGCCATTCAACCTATTCCATATGGCAGGGCCAGAAACGATACAATATAGAGACCAAGCTTGAAATTGCACCCATGGTTCAATATTATGCCAAATGGATCCGGGAAGGCAAACTGAAACCTAGTTCCGACTGGAACAAAGACTTAAAAGTTACGTTTACCTGCCAGGATCCCTGTCAGCAGGTTCGAAAAAGTTTTGGTGACCCCCTGGCCGAGGATTTACGCTTTATTATCAAAGCCTGTGTCGGTGAAGAAAATTTCATTGATATGCAGCCGAACTATTCCAATAACTTCTGCTGCGGTGGCGGCGGTGGATACCTTCAGTCAGGATACAATGAACAACGTCTGAAATATGGCGAAATCAAAAAAGATCAGATCCTGGCCACCGGTGCAGCCTACTGCGTTACACCCTGCCATAACTGTCATGATCAAATTCATAAACTGGCGGAGCACTATGAATGTGAATATCATACCATTCATTTATGGACACTGATTGCGTTTTCATTAGGCGTGCTTGGCGCGACGGAACGGTTATATCTGGGGCCGGACCTGAAGCCACTTAACATGCCGGAAGGCCAAGAATTAGAAGACGAATATTAA
- a CDS encoding double-cubane-cluster-containing anaerobic reductase — protein MSEDYAPMWESLGMDLQAHDALLGVLGQGYQDIYLAQKNRPEGMGYFDFVMNEVHGLRIKELLDEKKQNRKIIGSYCVFVPEEIALAGGATLVGLCSGADFAVEEVEKHLPRNTCALIKSSFGFKLGKVCPYLESADMIVGENTCDGKKKAYEIFAGMVDNLYIMDLPQVKSGQGRTLLKEEYERFKKAVEDLTGNTITRESLKEAIKVVNAKRAALHRLALLRKADPVPISGLDALLANQVFFYDNPARFTESVNKICDELEVRIKENKGAFPPKTPRILISGCPMAVPNWKLPWIIETSGAVIVGEESCVGERGARNLTGDSGQSLDEMMEAITERYFKVDCAIFTPNQERSDHIVEMAKAYGANGVIHYGLQFCQPYIMESIPVENKLEKLGIPCMRIETDYGMEDVGQLKTRVEAFIEQISD, from the coding sequence ATGAGCGAAGATTATGCCCCCATGTGGGAGAGTCTTGGCATGGATTTACAAGCCCACGACGCGTTATTAGGTGTTTTGGGGCAAGGGTACCAGGACATATATCTTGCCCAGAAGAATCGCCCCGAAGGCATGGGGTATTTTGATTTTGTCATGAACGAGGTCCATGGACTGAGGATCAAGGAGCTTTTGGACGAGAAAAAACAGAACCGCAAGATCATTGGCAGTTATTGCGTGTTTGTGCCGGAAGAGATTGCCCTTGCCGGGGGTGCAACCCTGGTAGGCCTGTGTTCCGGTGCGGACTTTGCCGTTGAGGAAGTGGAAAAACATTTACCCCGAAATACCTGCGCATTGATTAAATCCTCCTTTGGTTTCAAGTTAGGTAAGGTCTGTCCCTACCTTGAAAGTGCGGACATGATTGTGGGCGAAAACACCTGTGACGGCAAGAAAAAAGCCTATGAAATTTTTGCCGGCATGGTGGACAACCTTTACATCATGGACCTGCCCCAGGTCAAATCCGGCCAGGGACGCACACTTCTTAAAGAAGAATATGAACGTTTTAAAAAAGCCGTGGAAGACTTGACCGGCAACACAATCACCCGGGAATCACTCAAAGAGGCAATCAAGGTCGTAAATGCAAAACGGGCCGCCCTGCACCGGTTGGCACTATTAAGGAAGGCCGATCCTGTGCCCATTTCCGGCCTTGACGCCCTTTTAGCCAATCAGGTGTTCTTTTACGACAACCCCGCCAGGTTCACCGAATCCGTAAACAAAATCTGTGACGAACTTGAAGTGCGGATCAAGGAAAACAAAGGCGCATTTCCGCCCAAAACTCCGAGAATTCTTATTTCCGGCTGTCCCATGGCTGTTCCCAACTGGAAACTTCCCTGGATCATTGAAACCAGCGGCGCTGTGATCGTGGGCGAGGAGTCCTGCGTTGGCGAACGGGGCGCACGTAATCTGACCGGTGATTCAGGACAAAGTCTTGATGAAATGATGGAGGCCATCACGGAGCGCTATTTCAAGGTGGACTGTGCGATCTTTACCCCCAACCAGGAGCGCAGCGACCATATTGTTGAGATGGCCAAAGCCTATGGCGCAAACGGTGTGATCCATTACGGCCTGCAGTTCTGCCAGCCCTATATCATGGAATCCATCCCTGTGGAAAATAAACTTGAAAAATTAGGCATCCCCTGTATGAGAATTGAGACAGATTACGGCATGGAGGATGTGGGACAACTTAAGACCAGAGTGGAAGCCTTTATAGAGCAAATTTCCGATTAA
- a CDS encoding protein phosphatase 2C domain-containing protein, with the protein MLKPRVNIKVQTILEKGTAPVNEDCLVAGDNIFGVFDGATSLDKRTFGGGRTGGLLAAEAAMSVFRYNHFPLCELADQANNEIMKQMVMHGVDISRKENLWSTSAAVVRIKQNHLEWVQAGDAMILVIYNDGSYKALVERENHDYKTLCLWRELTRDQSESGKPGWPRVDSWETRARVSLAREKLAGQIRSVRSQMNVSYGVLSGEKAAQAFLNHGTQNLEEVRHILLFTDGLTIPSAIPDRKTDYTALVNGFLFLGLTGLKKTIRQMEKTDPLCLSFPRFKCHDDIACISISID; encoded by the coding sequence ATGCTAAAGCCGAGGGTAAATATTAAAGTTCAGACCATTCTTGAAAAAGGCACTGCCCCTGTCAATGAAGACTGTCTGGTGGCCGGGGATAATATTTTCGGCGTTTTTGACGGGGCGACAAGCCTTGATAAAAGAACCTTTGGGGGTGGCCGTACCGGCGGCCTGCTTGCTGCCGAGGCCGCCATGTCAGTATTCCGTTACAACCATTTCCCTCTTTGTGAGCTGGCGGATCAGGCCAATAACGAAATTATGAAGCAGATGGTCATGCACGGCGTGGATATTTCCAGAAAGGAAAACCTCTGGAGCACCAGTGCGGCTGTGGTTCGTATAAAACAGAACCATCTGGAATGGGTTCAGGCCGGGGACGCCATGATTCTTGTTATATATAATGATGGATCATATAAGGCGTTGGTGGAACGGGAAAATCATGATTATAAAACCCTGTGCCTGTGGCGGGAGCTGACCCGGGACCAGTCGGAGTCGGGAAAACCAGGATGGCCCCGGGTTGATTCATGGGAAACCCGGGCAAGGGTGTCGCTGGCCAGGGAAAAACTGGCCGGCCAGATCCGAAGCGTAAGGTCTCAAATGAATGTCTCCTACGGGGTACTCAGCGGAGAAAAGGCGGCCCAGGCGTTTTTGAACCACGGAACCCAGAATCTTGAAGAGGTTCGCCATATTCTGCTCTTTACGGATGGACTGACAATCCCTTCTGCGATTCCGGATAGAAAAACAGATTATACGGCCCTGGTAAACGGATTTCTTTTTCTGGGACTTACGGGCTTAAAAAAAACAATCCGGCAGATGGAAAAGACAGACCCTTTGTGCCTGTCTTTTCCACGGTTCAAATGCCACGATGATATAGCCTGTATCTCCATCAGTATCGACTAG
- a CDS encoding acyl-CoA dehydratase activase has product MIYAGIDIGSRSIELVLVKNEKIIEARQTDTGFDPISQAKKLMQGAKFDSIMATGYGRNLFEVAYEDASTVTEIKAHAAGVQMEFPRVLSILDIGGQDSKSIRLNDQGRVVKFEMNDRCAAGTGKFLEIMAHNLGFSLDDFGPAALAAQKDLQINSMCTVFAESEVTSLIAKGQDRQEIARGLHLSVVKRAVGMLNRVGAQGPVVFSGGVAQNPCMVQMVANALKEEVLVPEHPQMMGALGAAMILSAKQ; this is encoded by the coding sequence ATGATTTACGCAGGAATTGATATCGGTTCCAGGAGCATTGAACTGGTACTGGTAAAAAACGAAAAAATTATTGAAGCCCGCCAGACCGACACCGGGTTTGATCCCATTTCCCAGGCCAAGAAACTGATGCAGGGAGCAAAATTTGACAGCATCATGGCCACAGGTTATGGGCGCAACCTTTTTGAGGTGGCCTATGAAGATGCGTCAACGGTTACAGAAATAAAAGCCCATGCCGCAGGCGTCCAGATGGAATTCCCCAGGGTACTGTCCATCCTGGACATTGGCGGCCAGGACAGCAAATCCATCCGGCTCAACGACCAGGGCCGGGTGGTAAAATTTGAGATGAATGACCGCTGCGCCGCTGGCACGGGCAAATTTCTTGAAATTATGGCCCACAATCTGGGTTTTTCCCTGGACGATTTTGGCCCGGCGGCCCTTGCTGCCCAAAAAGACCTTCAGATCAACAGTATGTGCACGGTGTTTGCCGAATCCGAAGTCACATCGCTCATCGCCAAGGGCCAGGACCGGCAGGAGATAGCCCGGGGCCTTCACTTAAGTGTGGTCAAGCGCGCGGTCGGCATGCTGAACCGCGTGGGGGCACAGGGACCCGTTGTATTTTCCGGCGGGGTGGCACAAAATCCTTGTATGGTGCAGATGGTGGCCAACGCCCTGAAAGAAGAGGTTCTTGTCCCCGAACATCCCCAGATGATGGGCGCTTTAGGAGCGGCCATGATCTTGTCTGCAAAACAATAA